tttcaatgatttgaaaaataaaaataacattttttcgaaaatttagaaaacaaaaacctctcaaaattttcaggttctaGCTCCAGGTTCAATACCTCCCGGCGGGCCAGCTTCCCAAACAGGACCCCAATCGATTCAAGTCTTCGGACCCGGCTCCGTGCAGCCACCAGGCTCAACACAGGCTCCGTCCTCAGTCCAACCGGCTTCCACATTCAATCCAGGCTCGATTCAGGCTCCGGCAAGCCAGCAGCCGCCTGCATCAGTTCAACCACCGCCATCTGCAGCGTCGGGCTCAACTGTGGCCGGTGCGCAGAGCTCCAAAGAGCCGCTGAAACCGAATGAGGAGCAAATTCGAATGGTTCAGGATCCTGTGGATTTGGTTCGAAATTTGGTGCAAAAGGATCTCAGAAATTCGTTGGTGGTAagctttacaatttttgttggaattttgaagaatagaaaaaactaaaggtttgaataaaattgaatgtttaGGAAAGAATATgtaagaaaaatttatttcaaattttttttttcaaagcatcAATTATTTTGGtcaaacaaagaaaaagaaaaattcacttttaatggcttttcagaaaaaaaaaattgttttgaaatttttgacatatttagctgttgtttaaaaattgtttgttgtttaaaaagttgttgttttttaaaaagaaaaaatcgaaaaaaaacctcatcgaaaaaaagaaagtattttgacttgaaaacagagaaatgaaatttccatgtttttcttgaataaaaaaccatttttatatctttattcgattatttcagatttttacataatcaattaattttttgattacaaaatcgaataaataaattcagGAAATGAACAAACGCGGTGCGGAGCTTGTGCGTCAGAAACAAGAAGGAGAAGTGAACGAGGATGGAAAAGCTCAGTACAGCAGAGCCACGAACGATTTTCATGCGGTTTGCGATGAAATTGACCGTACTTTGACGACAGTATTGGAGACAGCGAAACAATTGAGCAAACTTGACAAAGTGTTCTTTGATCGGAGCTCTCGAGATCTCGACGGGGAGGTTATGGTCAATTCTGTGCAGAATTTTGTGGATAATACTGAAATTGTAAGCAGGGTTCAGGCTAAAATTGTGTTTTGGTAGATGTTTGGACACTAACAAATATTCGTTGCGAAGGAGGATCgttgaaaaaagtcaaactttcctaatttttcaggtaCAAAGAATGTTCGACGACACAATTGGAAGTGTGACGTCTTCAATGGAAAGTATGCGAAGACGACAGAAGAAATGGGAGGATCAACACAAAAATGATGACGTCGAAATGATGGAGTAAATATTAGTTATTTAATGATTGTTCTATTGTtctcaaatacaaaaaagcgttacatttctgtaaaataaaaaagataatttgcatctatttcagaaaatcattttctcaatgttaaatcttatttttcttaatttcttgTGTGTTTTCATCGCTCAATTATCGTTTTTCTCTGAGAATTGATTTTCCAATGTAAAATGAGAGATCttcttgtttaaaaataataataaaaatcactTACTTCTCTGAAATATGCGTTTTaatctctcaaaaaaattgagatttgtCCGTTTTTCATTAATTCAGACAGTTTTCCGGTAAATCTACTTTTACACCATTTGAAAAGGGAAATAccaaattattaaaacagcataaaacaaatttaaaaaatttcttcagtTATTTTCGGTCTATCTTTTTGtcattaaaatagtttttttccaaaaaatgaatttcacatttttaaagaaaaaatttgaattgagtCAGATTTTTAAGtacgataattttttattagaaaaaaactaattttgagaagaaaatagATATGTAAATGGTTTAAAATGTGTActttaaaatgtgaaatttaaaattattacacggcccggcaagtggtacatccatgcaaatgcgctctactgataatttgagtgtagaccaggtttgggcgcgtgataacgaaaaaagctttggtccaaaaaatttagaatttaatttcggacattttttatatgcatcacaaaaaaGCTGGACCAACCGTTTTTGAGATACACGCGCCCAAACGtccaggtatacggtagacaaattgcgtacaggtACCACTTCTCGGGCCGTGTATTATATGACctcaaaaattctgagaatgcgtattgcacaacatatttgacgcgcaaaatatctcgtagcgaaaactacagtaattctttaaatgactactgtagcggtggtgtcgatttttgattttttcgattttttgaaatgaatggaaaatgaaatgaatgaaattgagcgatattgaaattattttctcatttttaactgagtttcaatattttatcgataaataccgtattttttctattactACGTCTTCTCTATTAgaattgcactccctattagtattgcccctcggagacctctcgaaaattagtatggcactccctattagtcttgcactccctaatagtcttgcttttactttttttaaattgcaaacGGGTCTCGCTAATTTCAGGATTccatcaacattttttacctattttgtaacaatttttgacaacatTTCTACGAGATAGAAGTTTTGAACTTACATGCTACaattaaaattacattttctgactttttacatatgactttttcagaaaaacaaaacaactagtaagctcaaagtcaaaaatgttctgaaaattagtattgcaatcCATAtgagctcgtaaatcgacacaagcgctacagtagtcatttaaagaattactttagttttcgctacgagatattttgcgcgtcaaatatgttgtgcaatacgcattctcagaattttatgTTTCCGTAATACTATGTTTCaggtgaaaatgttttcaccgCTCGAGTGTCGTCTTGCTGTTGCTTGTAAATTCCAAGATGATCGATATTATAAGCTTTTTCACCAATATTTTGATCTACTGGCCCAAGTTCACTCTGTTGTCGAAACAATGGACGGTTTATGGATGCTGAGAGTGTGGAGGGCTCAAAAATTCGGACCAGAAAGCATCAAAGAGAGACGAGAAAGACAACTATTTCACGTTActcaattttccttcaaacGTTACATCGTTCCGCCGAATCCGCGTATTGGAAAAGCCATTGAAGAATTTGGGAAAGAATATCTGATTGAGATCAATGTTTACGACGAGCATCGAGCTGATTTAGTGAGTCTAAATGTAACACTTTTAATTCATCTTCTATATATTAACCAATAGTCTTGCAGTCCGGTAATTTCGTGGCTATTCAAAATGTGCACGCAGCGTCCACACCACatagagaaattcaaattcttcacGGCGGCGGTGAGGCATATCAACGTGGAATCTCGACAGTTCCAGTCGACTTCGAAGTTgatgcttttcaaaatttcaagagaaAGGTGGAATCTGtgctggaaaatgttttgtacGATGAAAATTTCATCGAGTTCCAACAGCCGGAAGAAGTTACTGAAAATCGTGTTCCTGAAGAGTAAGTCGGtttcataattgaaaaaaaaagatttttttttaaatttcaggccTCAATTGAACATCCACAAGGACCCTTTGCCGAGTGATCTTCCACAATAAAGGAACACCGAAAGCGTGGCGGTTCGTCTAAAtatcgttttcttttttttctgtaattttcggTTCAAACCGGTGTATCTCACAtgtttgtttttggtttttaatatatttattgtGTTGTTAACGATTGTTCGGAAtgcagtattttttaaaattcttcagCATTATACAGTGCATTTGTTTTTCCACTTCTGCGACTTTAAAGGGAGGCGCTTTTATGCGGAATGATCTGGTCGCGCGTTTAATAATCATTTTAGCGGTTTCTTTGTAAAAGAAATCGCTAAAATAATATGCaacaaatcattaaaaacttggaaattatttttggttgctCATATTTGTGCAGGCAAAAAGTGCCCTACCTATAAAAAAGGTATAGTCATTCAAGCCCAGTTTTTGGTTTCAGttcatcttttcttttctcaaatcGTGCCAGTAATCATGGTAGCCATCAGGACCATCAcagttaaactttttctcgCCACTGAAGATGATCTGAGACCAAAACATGAGATTGAATGATCATACCGTAATCCTCACTTGTCTCCAGTTAGTTCTCTGGCTGATTTTAGCAAACTGAATAAGATTTTGGCCGTGTTTTTCGGTAATGAAATTAGcctttattaattttcgtcttttgataaACTGGGACTTCGAAGGACACGACGTACGGTCTCAACAGACACTGGCAGGTTCATCTCGCTCCTACTTTTCGAGCAAGTCACTGTTCAATTGAATGCTCGACGAACGATTTTTCGCTTGTCTCTACCAGAAAGGAGTGGTGGGCGACCAGAAGACTTTTTGGTGCAATAAGCGGCAGGATTTGAAGCATATCGAGTGATCATATCTCTCAAACGtttcaaatcacgaaaaatctgacgatccgagaagccttgagataattttgcacaatttgtcctttttcgtagtcagttaaagttattccacgacccatagctgtaaaaacacaaacgaacatgaaacctaacgtttagcaaaaaaaattgcaaaaaaaacgaaaaaagaaaacaaaaaccaagggtggccgtatcattttgtggattttttatatggtttttcatgaaaaaatggtttatctttttttacgAACGGTTCAGGTATATTTCCAATACTTATCTGAAAGTTAGCCAGTACagcgaacattttcacaagaaactatgttttgctatctcaacccagttttgagttataccaaaatttgggggtggccgtatcattatgtggagcactgtatttataaacatttttaaaaaattattcgaaaattctaaaaatttttagaaatttctcgAATATTCCCGTATTTTAGGAGTAAAAAAAGGttcttttttgagatttttcaaacgaaatagtgaaaaaatttcaatgataaacaggaaaaaatcttctttttttgaaaaaattgtatttcttaaataaaaattactttatttGGCATTTCAAgtgaaagtttgattttttttcaaattaaaatttttatacaaaaaaaaattccaaaaaagttcaacattaaatttcaatgctttgaaaaataaaaataacattttttcgaaaatttagaaaacaaaaacctctcaaaattttcaggttctaGCTCCAGGTTCAATACCTCCCGGCGGGCCAGCTTCCCAAACAGGACCCCAATCGATTCAAGTCTTCGGACCCGGCTCCGTGCAGCCACCAGGCTCAACACAGGCTCCGTCCTCAGTCCAACCGGCTTCCACATTCAATCCA
The nucleotide sequence above comes from Caenorhabditis elegans chromosome III. Encoded proteins:
- the mdt-29 gene encoding Mediator of RNA polymerase II transcription subunit 29 (Confirmed by transcript evidence), with product MSGQGPPPSMTPQQQHMLMQQQQQQQMMRQQQMQQQQMQQQRQQQIQQQAQQPYQRARTPQMVPQGGSPGGAHLQMHPHLQPQGQMQPRSPLVGAQLQAPSSVPTAANPTTPQMMQQQMGMNQPMSLPPTHVSRPGSVAPPSSVPVNLQHTSGAPGLPGSQMEHQYPMHLQPQQQTLSRPGSQQSQHIQQPGSIQRPGSVLAPGSIPPGGPASQTGPQSIQVFGPGSVQPPGSTQAPSSVQPASTFNPGSIQAPASQQPPASVQPPPSAASGSTVAGAQSSKEPLKPNEEQIRMVQDPVDLVRNLVQKDLRNSLVEMNKRGAELVRQKQEGEVNEDGKAQYSRATNDFHAVCDEIDRTLTTVLETAKQLSKLDKVFFDRSSRDLDGEVMVNSVQNFVDNTEIVQRMFDDTIGSVTSSMESMRRRQKKWEDQHKNDDVEMME
- the pot-3 gene encoding Protection of telomeres protein 1 ssDNA-binding domain-containing protein (Confirmed by transcript evidence) gives rise to the protein MFSPLECRLAVACKFQDDRYYKLFHQYFDLLAQVHSVVETMDGLWMLRVWRAQKFGPESIKERRERQLFHVTQFSFKRYIVPPNPRIGKAIEEFGKEYLIEINVYDEHRADLVSLNSGNFVAIQNVHAASTPHREIQILHGGGEAYQRGISTVPVDFEVDAFQNFKRKVESVLENVLYDENFIEFQQPEEVTENRVPEEPQLNIHKDPLPSDLPQ
- the pot-3 gene encoding Protection of telomeres protein 1 ssDNA-binding domain-containing protein (Confirmed by transcript evidence); the protein is MFSPLECRLAVACKFQDDRYYKLFHQYFDLLAQVHSVVETMDGLWMLRVWRAQKFGPESIKERRERQLFHVTQFSFKRYIVPPNPRIGKAIEEFGKEYLIEINVYDEHRADLSGNFVAIQNVHAASTPHREIQILHGGGEAYQRGISTVPVDFEVDAFQNFKRKVESVLENVLYDENFIEFQQPEEVTENRVPEEPQLNIHKDPLPSDLPQ